Proteins encoded by one window of Pseudomonas tructae:
- the waaC gene encoding lipopolysaccharide heptosyltransferase I gives MRVLLIKTSSLGDVIHALPALTDAARAIPGIRFDWVVEEGFAEIPGWHPAVDKVIPVAIRRWRKNLWQTFKSGEWRQFKQRLRESKYDLVIDAQGLVKSAWLTRYVKAPVAGMDRYSAREGLSSRFYDRRLSVERGQHAVERVRQLFALALGYNLPAGLGDYGLDLNRLQLPPAAPFVVFLHGTTWATKHWPEAYWRQLAERLGQQGLQVRLPWGNPAEQARAERIAKGLNNCQVLPKLNLVGVARVLAAAKACVAVDTGLGHLAAALDVPTLSLFGPTNPGLTGAYGKSQVHIASDFACAPCLQKKCTYKPSADDQRRFDLKREWPLCFTRLNPERVASQLRALLLAEDVR, from the coding sequence GTGCGGGTATTGCTGATCAAGACCTCGTCCCTGGGCGATGTGATCCATGCGCTACCGGCGCTGACCGACGCTGCCCGGGCCATTCCCGGTATCCGTTTCGACTGGGTGGTGGAAGAAGGCTTCGCCGAGATCCCCGGCTGGCACCCAGCGGTGGACAAGGTCATCCCGGTGGCCATCCGCCGCTGGCGCAAGAACCTCTGGCAGACCTTCAAAAGCGGCGAATGGCGCCAGTTCAAGCAGCGTCTGCGCGAGAGCAAGTACGACCTGGTGATTGACGCCCAGGGCCTGGTCAAGTCGGCCTGGCTGACCCGTTACGTCAAGGCGCCGGTGGCCGGCATGGACCGCTACTCGGCCCGTGAAGGGTTGTCCAGCCGCTTCTATGACCGGCGTTTGTCGGTGGAGCGCGGCCAGCATGCGGTGGAGCGGGTGCGCCAGCTGTTCGCCCTGGCCCTGGGTTACAACCTGCCGGCGGGCCTTGGCGATTACGGCCTGGACCTGAACCGCCTGCAGCTGCCGCCAGCGGCGCCGTTCGTGGTGTTTCTGCATGGCACCACCTGGGCGACCAAGCACTGGCCCGAAGCCTACTGGCGCCAGTTGGCCGAGCGTCTGGGTCAGCAAGGCCTGCAAGTACGCCTGCCGTGGGGCAACCCGGCCGAACAGGCGCGTGCCGAGCGCATCGCCAAGGGCCTGAACAACTGCCAGGTGTTGCCCAAACTCAATCTGGTGGGCGTGGCCCGGGTGTTGGCCGCAGCCAAGGCCTGTGTTGCCGTGGATACCGGCCTCGGTCACCTGGCGGCGGCACTGGATGTGCCGACCCTGTCGCTGTTTGGGCCGACCAACCCGGGGCTTACCGGGGCCTATGGCAAGTCCCAGGTGCATATCGCCAGCGACTTTGCCTGTGCGCCGTGCCTGCAGAAAAAATGTACCTATAAACCGAGCGCTGACGATCAGCGCCGGTTCGATCTCAAACGCGAGTGGCCGCTGTGCTTCACTCGCCTGAATCCCGAGCGTGTGGCGAGCCAATTGCGCGCGTTGCTGCTGGCTGAGGATGTTCGTTGA
- the waaF gene encoding lipopolysaccharide heptosyltransferase II, producing MRILIIGPSWVGDMVMAQTLFQCLKQRHPECVIDVLAPEWSRPILERMPQVRQALSFPLGHGALELATRRRIGKSLAGQYDQAILLPNSLKSALVPFFAGIPKRTGWRGELRFGLLNDVRKLDKAKYPLMIERFMALAYPAGTELTQPYPRPSLQIQAQSRDAALAKFGLSLDRPVLALCPGAEFGEAKRWPSEHYAKVAESKIREGWQVWLFGSKNDHAVGEAIRARLIPGLREEAVNLSGETSLAEAIDLLSCSDAVVSNDSGLMHVAAALNRPLVAIYGSTSPGFTPPLADQVEVVRLGLDCSPCFDRTCRFGHYNCLRQLEPQAVEAALQRLNGPSLIDVMAEVD from the coding sequence ATGAGAATTTTGATCATTGGCCCCAGCTGGGTGGGCGACATGGTGATGGCGCAGACCCTGTTCCAGTGCCTCAAGCAACGTCACCCGGAATGTGTGATCGACGTGCTGGCGCCCGAGTGGAGCCGGCCGATCCTCGAACGCATGCCACAAGTGCGCCAGGCCTTGAGCTTCCCGCTCGGCCACGGCGCGCTGGAGCTTGCCACGCGCCGGCGTATCGGCAAGTCCCTGGCCGGCCAGTACGACCAGGCGATCCTGCTGCCCAACTCGCTCAAATCGGCACTGGTGCCGTTCTTTGCCGGCATCCCCAAGCGTACTGGCTGGCGCGGCGAACTGCGCTTTGGCCTGCTCAACGATGTGCGCAAACTCGACAAGGCCAAGTATCCGCTGATGATCGAGCGTTTCATGGCCCTGGCCTACCCGGCCGGCACTGAGCTTACGCAGCCGTATCCACGGCCGAGCCTGCAGATTCAGGCACAGAGCCGCGACGCTGCCCTGGCCAAGTTCGGCCTGAGCCTGGACCGCCCGGTATTGGCATTGTGCCCTGGTGCCGAGTTCGGTGAAGCCAAACGCTGGCCGTCGGAGCATTACGCCAAGGTCGCCGAGAGCAAGATCCGCGAAGGCTGGCAAGTCTGGCTGTTCGGCTCGAAGAACGACCACGCTGTCGGCGAAGCCATTCGCGCCCGCTTGATCCCTGGCCTGCGCGAAGAAGCGGTCAACCTCAGTGGCGAGACCTCGTTGGCCGAAGCTATCGACCTGCTGTCGTGCAGCGACGCGGTGGTGTCCAACGATTCCGGCCTGATGCACGTGGCTGCGGCGCTGAACCGCCCGCTGGTGGCAATCTACGGCTCGACTTCGCCAGGCTTTACCCCGCCCCTGGCCGATCAGGTCGAGGTGGTGCGCCTGGGCCTGGACTGCAGCCCCTGTTTCGACCGTACCTGCCGTTTCGGCCACTACAACTGCCTGCGTCAGCTTGAGCCACAAGCCGTGGAAGCGGCGCTGCAGCGTCTGAACGGCCCAAGCCTGATCGATGTCATGGCCGAGGTCGACTAA
- the glnE gene encoding bifunctional [glutamate--ammonia ligase]-adenylyl-L-tyrosine phosphorylase/[glutamate--ammonia-ligase] adenylyltransferase, which yields MSLPLLAELPATLTALANRNEQSFRAAVAQQLELSVDDWSAERWAQFARVTAASDFVLEQVVRDPAMLVELAASGELDRAFAPGELCAQVASASQAAQSEDDLARNLRRQRSRQQVRIIWRDLSRLADLVQTCRDLSDLADASIDQAYHWLYPRHCQQFGTPIGHRSGQPQHMVVLGMGKLGAVELNLSSDIDLIFAFPEGGETEGVKRSLDNQEFFTRLGQRLIKALDPITVDGFVFRVDMRLRPYGSAGALVLSFNALEQYYQDQGRDWERYAMIKARVVAGDQVAGAQLLDMLRPFVYRRYLDFSAIEALRTMKQLIQQEVRRKGMAENIKLGAGGIREVEFIAQAFQLIHGGRDLSLQQRPLLKVLSTLEGQGYLPPAVIAELREGYEFLRYTEHAIQAIADRQTQMLPDDELDRARIAFMLGFSDWQGFHAQLMHWRGRIDWHFRQVIADPDEDENEEGEVIVGGEWLPLWEEAQNEEAACRQLQDAGFADPQKALKQLAGLRASPQLRAMQRLGRERLDAFIPRLLAQAVEHADPDLVLERVLPLVEAVARRSAYLVLLTENPGALRRLLTLCAASPWIAEQITRFPLLLDELLNEGRLFSPPQAPELAAELRERLTRIPEDDLEQQMEALRHFKLAHSLRVAASEIAGNLPLMKVSDYLTWLAEAILNQVLALAWRQTVSRHGQPKRSDGSLCDPGFIIVGYGKVGGIELGHGSDLDLVFIHDGDPQAETDGAKPIDSAQFFTRLGQRIIHLLTTQTNSGQLYDVDMRLRPSGASGLLVSSLGAFERYQQNEAWTWEHQALVRARVLVGCPQVGSAFEGVRSRILGQARDLPKLQAEVSDMRAKMRDNLGTRLSAAGTAANAFDAGVPFDIKQDAGGIVDIEFMVQYAALAWSHDHPALLRWTDNIRILEELEQAGLMPASDAVLLREVYKAFRSAAHRQALQKQAGVIGADQFVQERQEVRRIWSQLGLR from the coding sequence ATGAGCCTGCCTTTGCTGGCCGAACTGCCGGCCACCCTCACCGCGTTGGCCAACCGTAACGAGCAATCGTTTCGTGCAGCGGTTGCCCAACAACTTGAATTGAGCGTTGATGACTGGAGCGCCGAACGCTGGGCACAGTTCGCCCGGGTGACCGCCGCCAGTGATTTCGTCCTTGAGCAGGTCGTGCGTGACCCCGCGATGCTGGTCGAGCTTGCCGCCAGCGGCGAACTGGACCGCGCCTTTGCCCCGGGCGAGCTGTGTGCCCAGGTTGCGTCCGCCAGCCAGGCTGCGCAGAGCGAAGACGACCTGGCGCGCAACCTGCGCCGCCAGCGCAGCCGCCAGCAGGTGCGGATCATCTGGCGTGACCTGAGCCGCCTGGCCGACCTGGTGCAGACCTGCCGCGATCTTTCCGATCTTGCCGACGCGTCTATCGACCAGGCCTACCACTGGTTGTACCCGCGCCACTGCCAGCAGTTCGGCACGCCGATCGGCCACCGCAGCGGTCAGCCCCAGCATATGGTGGTGCTGGGCATGGGCAAGCTGGGTGCGGTGGAACTGAACCTGTCGTCGGACATCGACCTGATCTTCGCCTTCCCCGAGGGCGGCGAGACCGAAGGGGTCAAGCGTTCGCTGGACAACCAGGAGTTCTTCACCCGCCTGGGACAACGCTTGATCAAGGCTCTGGACCCGATCACCGTCGACGGTTTTGTCTTCCGTGTCGACATGCGCCTGCGCCCCTACGGCTCGGCCGGCGCCCTGGTACTGAGCTTCAATGCCCTGGAGCAGTACTACCAGGATCAGGGGCGTGACTGGGAACGCTACGCGATGATCAAGGCCCGGGTGGTGGCCGGTGACCAGGTCGCCGGCGCGCAGTTGCTGGATATGCTGCGGCCCTTCGTTTACCGGCGCTACCTGGACTTCTCGGCCATCGAAGCGCTGCGCACCATGAAGCAGTTGATCCAGCAGGAAGTACGGCGCAAGGGCATGGCCGAGAACATCAAGCTGGGCGCCGGCGGCATTCGCGAAGTCGAGTTCATTGCCCAGGCTTTCCAATTGATCCACGGCGGGCGCGACCTGAGCCTGCAGCAGCGGCCCTTGCTCAAGGTGCTCTCGACCCTTGAAGGCCAGGGCTACCTGCCGCCGGCAGTGATTGCCGAGTTGCGCGAAGGCTATGAGTTCCTGCGCTATACCGAACACGCGATCCAGGCCATAGCCGACCGCCAGACCCAGATGCTCCCGGACGATGAGCTGGACCGCGCGCGCATTGCCTTCATGCTCGGTTTTTCCGACTGGCAGGGCTTCCACGCACAACTGATGCACTGGCGCGGGCGTATCGACTGGCACTTCCGGCAGGTGATTGCCGACCCGGACGAAGACGAGAATGAAGAAGGCGAAGTGATCGTCGGCGGCGAATGGCTACCGTTGTGGGAAGAAGCCCAAAACGAAGAGGCCGCTTGCCGTCAGTTGCAGGACGCCGGTTTCGCCGACCCACAAAAAGCCCTCAAGCAACTCGCCGGCCTGCGTGCCAGCCCGCAGTTGCGGGCCATGCAGCGCCTGGGTCGGGAGCGGCTGGATGCCTTTATTCCGCGCTTGCTGGCCCAGGCGGTGGAGCATGCCGATCCGGACCTGGTGCTGGAGCGGGTGTTGCCGCTGGTCGAAGCCGTCGCCCGGCGCTCGGCCTATCTGGTGCTGCTCACCGAAAACCCTGGTGCACTGCGCCGCCTGCTGACCCTGTGCGCCGCCAGTCCGTGGATCGCCGAACAGATCACCCGCTTCCCGCTGCTGCTCGACGAGTTGCTCAACGAAGGCCGGCTGTTCAGCCCGCCGCAGGCCCCGGAGCTGGCTGCCGAGCTGCGTGAGCGGCTGACGCGCATTCCCGAAGACGACCTCGAGCAACAGATGGAAGCCCTGCGCCATTTCAAACTGGCCCACAGCCTGCGCGTGGCGGCTTCGGAAATCGCCGGCAACCTGCCGTTGATGAAGGTCAGCGACTACCTGACCTGGCTGGCCGAAGCCATCCTCAACCAGGTGCTGGCCCTGGCCTGGCGCCAGACCGTCAGCCGTCATGGCCAGCCCAAACGCAGTGACGGCAGCCTGTGCGACCCCGGGTTCATTATTGTCGGCTATGGCAAGGTGGGCGGTATCGAGCTGGGCCACGGTTCGGACCTGGACCTGGTGTTCATTCACGACGGTGATCCGCAGGCCGAAACCGACGGTGCCAAGCCGATCGACAGCGCGCAGTTCTTTACCCGCCTGGGCCAGCGCATCATTCACCTGTTGACCACCCAAACCAACTCCGGGCAGCTCTACGACGTGGATATGCGCCTGCGGCCTTCGGGTGCTTCAGGGTTGTTGGTCAGCTCCCTGGGCGCCTTCGAACGTTACCAGCAGAACGAAGCCTGGACCTGGGAGCATCAGGCCCTGGTCCGCGCCCGGGTGCTGGTCGGTTGTCCGCAAGTGGGTTCGGCGTTCGAGGGTGTACGTTCGCGTATCCTCGGCCAGGCCCGTGACCTGCCCAAGCTGCAGGCCGAAGTCAGCGATATGCGCGCCAAGATGCGCGACAACCTCGGTACCAGGCTCAGCGCTGCCGGGACGGCGGCCAATGCATTCGATGCCGGGGTACCCTTCGACATCAAGCAGGATGCCGGTGGTATCGTCGATATCGAATTTATGGTGCAATACGCAGCTTTGGCCTGGTCTCACGACCATCCGGCACTGCTGCGCTGGACCGACAACATCCGCATCCTCGAAGAGCTCGAGCAGGCCGGGCTGATGCCCGCCAGCGATGCCGTGCTGCTGCGCGAGGTATACAAGGCGTTCCGTTCCGCCGCGCACCGCCAGGCCCTGCAGAAGCAGGCCGGGGTGATCGGCGCCGATCAGTTCGTTCAGGAGCGCCAGGAGGTGCGGCGGATCTGGTCGCAGCTAGGCTTGAGGTGA